Proteins encoded within one genomic window of Cellulomonas flavigena DSM 20109:
- the modB gene encoding molybdate ABC transporter permease subunit, whose amino-acid sequence MTARPRVTVGTALLGAVAAAGVAVLVLPLVALLAATPWERLVDLVADPAVVQALRLSLGTAACATALCLVLGVPLAWVLAHDGLRGTGLLRSLVTVPLVLPPVVGGVALLLLLGRRGLVGARLEAWFGVTVPFTSAAVVLAQVFVAMPFLVLAVEGALRGADRRRALAAQTLGASPAYVLRRVTLPAVAPGVAAGAALCFTRALGEFGATVTFAGSFPGTTRTVPLAVSLAMDTAPEQAVAMSVVLLALSVVVLVALRGRWVAGLPGARAARSRRVAS is encoded by the coding sequence ATGACCGCCCGCCCGCGCGTGACCGTCGGGACCGCGCTGCTCGGCGCGGTCGCGGCGGCCGGCGTCGCGGTGCTCGTCCTGCCGCTCGTCGCGCTGCTGGCGGCGACACCGTGGGAGCGGCTCGTGGACCTCGTGGCCGATCCCGCCGTCGTGCAGGCGCTGCGCCTGTCGCTCGGGACGGCGGCGTGCGCGACCGCCCTGTGCCTCGTCCTCGGGGTGCCGCTGGCCTGGGTGCTCGCCCACGACGGCCTGCGCGGCACGGGCCTGCTGCGGTCCCTGGTCACCGTGCCGCTCGTGCTGCCGCCCGTCGTCGGGGGCGTCGCGCTGCTCCTGCTGCTGGGGCGGCGCGGCCTGGTGGGCGCGCGGCTCGAGGCGTGGTTCGGCGTCACCGTGCCTTTCACGTCCGCCGCCGTCGTGCTCGCGCAGGTGTTCGTCGCGATGCCGTTCCTCGTGCTGGCCGTCGAGGGCGCGCTGCGCGGCGCCGACCGACGTCGCGCCCTGGCCGCGCAGACCCTGGGCGCATCGCCCGCGTACGTGCTGCGCCGCGTGACGCTGCCCGCCGTCGCGCCGGGCGTCGCGGCCGGCGCGGCGCTGTGCTTCACGCGGGCGCTCGGCGAGTTCGGCGCGACCGTGACCTTCGCGGGCAGCTTCCCCGGGACCACGCGCACCGTGCCGCTCGCGGTGTCGCTCGCGATGGACACCGCGCCCGAGCAGGCCGTGGCGATGTCGGTGGTGCTGCTCGCGCTGTCCGTGGTCGTGCTCGTGGCACTGCGCGGACGCTGGGTCGCCGGCCTGCCCGGTGCACGCGCCGCTCGCAGCCGGCGGGTCGCGTCGTGA
- a CDS encoding ATP-binding cassette domain-containing protein, with translation MTLDAHLQVTRGQFTLDVALHVPAGAVLAVMGPNGSGKTTLVESLAGAVALTAGHITLDERSLADAARGVHLPPRERGLGVCLQDGALFGHLSARENVAFGPRAQGVRARDARAVADSLLAELDLGEHARTHAERLSGGQAQRVAVARALAARPRALLLDEPFGALDPATRPLVREVVRRRVARGLPAVLVTHDVRDALDLADELVVLLDGRVAQRGRAAELVSAPATPEVARVVGARPPPTDPASPGAT, from the coding sequence GTGACGCTCGACGCGCACCTGCAGGTGACGCGCGGGCAGTTCACGCTCGACGTCGCGCTGCACGTCCCGGCAGGAGCCGTGCTCGCCGTCATGGGGCCCAACGGCAGCGGCAAGACGACGCTCGTCGAGTCGCTCGCCGGGGCGGTCGCGCTCACGGCCGGCCACATCACGCTCGACGAACGGTCGCTCGCCGACGCGGCGCGTGGCGTGCACCTGCCTCCGCGCGAGCGCGGGCTGGGCGTCTGCCTGCAGGACGGCGCGCTGTTCGGGCACCTGTCGGCGCGCGAGAACGTCGCGTTCGGCCCTCGGGCGCAGGGCGTGCGGGCCCGCGACGCACGCGCCGTGGCCGACTCCCTGCTCGCCGAGCTCGACCTCGGCGAGCACGCACGTACGCACGCCGAGAGGCTCTCGGGCGGCCAGGCGCAGCGCGTCGCGGTCGCTCGTGCGCTCGCGGCGCGCCCCCGGGCGCTGCTGCTCGACGAGCCGTTCGGCGCCCTCGACCCCGCCACGCGACCGCTCGTGCGCGAGGTCGTCCGTCGGCGCGTCGCGCGCGGCCTGCCGGCGGTGCTGGTGACGCACGACGTGCGCGACGCCCTCGACCTCGCCGACGAGCTCGTCGTCCTGCTCGACGGACGCGTGGCGCAGCGCGGTCGGGCGGCCGAGCTCGTGTCGGCGCCGGCGACACCCGAGGTCGCGCGCGTCGTGGGGGCTCGGCCGCCGCCCACGGACCCGGCGTCGCCCGGCGCGACGTAG